Proteins found in one uncultured Desulfuromonas sp. genomic segment:
- a CDS encoding restriction endonuclease subunit S gives MTSDNWTTIGAIAEVFDGPHATPKKIDEGPVFLGIASLNNGSLDLSKSEHLSEEDFAKWTKRVTPKAGDVVFSYETRLGDAAIIPEGLRCCLGRRMGLLRPNLNKVLPEYLLYAYLAPDFQSLIIARTIHGSTVDRIALKDLPNFPIQIPPLEEQRSTIDILKSLDDKIELNRQINQTLEQIAQTNFKSWFVDFEPVKAKIEAKAAGRDPERAAMCAISGKLEPELDQLPPEQYQQLAATAALFPDELVDSELGLIPVGWEVKSVSDVSKFATGKIDVSTLSVDNYISTENMLENKGGVGFASSLPSVPKVPNFSRGQVLISNIRPYFKKIWLARFDGGRSNDVLCFESFEEDCIEFLYNLFYQDEFFDFMMRTSKGAKMPRGDKNAIAGWKFACARHALRSCFSEKVQPYYSYIESLNAEVQQLSYTRDALLPKLLSGELSLATENSFRMGQVQVI, from the coding sequence ATGACGTCTGATAATTGGACAACAATAGGTGCGATAGCTGAGGTCTTTGATGGCCCCCACGCAACACCTAAGAAAATTGATGAAGGCCCTGTTTTCCTCGGTATTGCCTCGCTCAATAATGGCAGCTTGGATTTGTCGAAGTCAGAACATCTGAGTGAAGAAGACTTTGCCAAATGGACCAAACGAGTAACTCCAAAAGCTGGCGATGTCGTTTTTTCTTATGAAACCAGGCTTGGTGACGCAGCAATTATTCCTGAAGGGTTGCGCTGCTGTCTCGGCCGCAGAATGGGTTTGTTAAGACCAAACTTGAATAAGGTTCTCCCCGAATATCTGCTATATGCGTATTTAGCCCCTGATTTTCAAAGCTTGATTATCGCTAGAACCATCCATGGCAGTACCGTGGACCGGATAGCTCTAAAGGATTTGCCCAATTTCCCTATTCAAATCCCACCGTTGGAAGAACAAAGATCAACCATCGATATCTTGAAGTCCTTGGACGATAAAATCGAACTCAACCGGCAAATCAACCAAACCCTCGAACAGATCGCCCAGACCAACTTCAAAAGCTGGTTTGTTGATTTCGAGCCGGTCAAAGCCAAGATCGAAGCCAAAGCCGCAGGCCGCGACCCCGAGCGCGCCGCCATGTGCGCCATCAGCGGTAAACTTGAGCCCGAACTCGACCAACTCCCCCCCGAGCAATACCAACAACTCGCCGCCACCGCCGCGCTGTTTCCGGATGAGCTGGTGGATTCAGAGTTGGGGTTGATTCCGGTGGGGTGGGAGGTGAAATCCGTTTCGGATGTTTCAAAGTTTGCTACGGGCAAGATCGACGTTTCCACGCTCAGTGTTGATAATTACATTTCAACGGAAAATATGCTTGAGAACAAAGGGGGGGTAGGCTTTGCTTCCTCTCTGCCTTCTGTGCCAAAGGTGCCGAACTTTTCCAGGGGGCAAGTTCTAATCTCGAATATCAGGCCATACTTTAAGAAAATTTGGCTCGCTCGCTTTGATGGTGGGCGATCAAACGACGTCCTGTGCTTTGAATCGTTCGAGGAAGACTGCATCGAATTTCTGTACAACCTGTTTTATCAGGATGAGTTTTTTGATTTTATGATGCGTACATCGAAGGGCGCAAAAATGCCGCGTGGGGATAAAAATGCTATCGCAGGTTGGAAATTCGCCTGTGCGAGGCATGCGCTGAGAAGTTGTTTCTCAGAGAAAGTGCAACCTTATTATTCATATATTGAAAGCTTAAATGCTGAGGTGCAGCAACTTTCTTATACAAGAGATGCCCTGCTGCCTAAGTTGTTGTCAGGTGAGCTATCTTTGGCCACAGAAAATTCATTTCGGATGGGACAGGTGCAAGTAATATGA
- a CDS encoding reverse transcriptase domain-containing protein yields the protein MNVIMPKPITAEVLAEAFELSKLQEAFDFVSRKKTRGIDGTTVDKFSEQKHEHFDLIKEKCLKGTYKFSPYLLKLQMKGKGKSPRVISIATIRDRVVLHVVKNLLQQAFPESVNRKLPNNYVKSINDFFTLHGAENTLCYYKTDIVGFYDSIPHDKLLSCVGERAASSFLRILESSIKNPTTSFGSKRAERKVLNKIGVPQGLSISNILADIYMREFDTKLSKLAAGYYRFVDDIILFNIGEDKTCLRGIIEAQANGIDLKLHPAKTVCKRDERFFEYLGYRFELPKITIRDSSIVKFINSVASLITSFRNNYQITIKKYKWINDDAYKNIFIENLNEKITGAISETKRYGWLFYFLEINDEALLHRMDRIIDSFFDRLVEFGNTRPEGLKRLARAYFEAKYNSHGNYIHNYNLYVTYEEKIAYLNKMGKINPESTYSPEDIDLIFERTKLQNLLHLENDIGEIS from the coding sequence ATGAATGTCATCATGCCTAAACCGATTACGGCCGAAGTTTTAGCTGAGGCCTTCGAGCTGTCAAAACTCCAGGAAGCTTTCGACTTCGTCTCACGTAAAAAGACACGGGGTATTGACGGGACAACGGTAGATAAATTTTCAGAACAAAAACACGAACACTTTGATCTCATAAAAGAGAAATGCTTAAAGGGGACATATAAATTTTCGCCTTATCTCCTGAAGTTGCAGATGAAGGGCAAGGGCAAATCTCCTCGCGTTATTTCAATAGCTACAATTAGGGATAGAGTCGTTCTTCATGTAGTCAAAAATTTACTTCAGCAGGCATTCCCTGAATCTGTTAATCGGAAGCTTCCCAATAATTACGTGAAAAGCATCAATGATTTTTTCACCTTGCATGGGGCTGAAAATACACTTTGCTATTATAAAACGGACATTGTCGGATTTTATGATTCAATTCCCCACGACAAGTTGCTGAGTTGCGTTGGGGAGCGTGCAGCTTCTTCATTTTTGAGGATTTTAGAAAGTTCCATTAAAAACCCAACCACAAGTTTCGGTTCGAAACGAGCCGAAAGAAAAGTTCTTAACAAAATAGGCGTTCCACAAGGCTTGTCTATATCGAATATTCTTGCAGATATTTACATGCGAGAATTCGATACCAAATTGTCTAAATTGGCGGCTGGATATTATCGTTTTGTTGATGACATCATTCTGTTTAATATTGGAGAAGATAAAACGTGCTTAAGAGGTATCATCGAAGCACAAGCTAATGGTATTGACCTTAAGCTACACCCAGCTAAAACCGTATGTAAGCGTGACGAAAGATTTTTTGAATATCTCGGTTATAGATTTGAGTTGCCAAAAATTACAATACGCGACTCGAGCATTGTTAAATTTATAAACTCTGTTGCTTCATTGATTACTTCTTTTAGGAATAATTATCAGATAACCATAAAGAAATATAAATGGATTAACGACGATGCATATAAAAATATTTTTATTGAAAATTTGAATGAAAAAATAACTGGCGCGATTAGTGAGACTAAAAGGTACGGTTGGTTGTTTTACTTCCTTGAAATAAATGATGAGGCACTTTTGCATCGAATGGACAGAATCATCGACTCATTCTTCGACCGTTTGGTTGAATTTGGCAATACAAGACCAGAAGGCTTAAAGAGGTTAGCAAGGGCATATTTTGAGGCAAAGTACAATTCTCATGGAAATTATATTCATAATTATAATTTATATGTCACGTATGAGGAGAAAATTGCATATCTTAACAAGATGGGAAAAATTAACCCTGAATCGACTTATTCTCCAGAAGATATAGATTTAATTTTTGAGAGAACAAAACTTCAGAATCTATTGCACCTAGAAAATGACATTGGAGAAATTTCTTAG
- a CDS encoding DUF6088 family protein has translation MTEGQIEQLCLDWFQEGGWLHAFGPDIAPDGDSPNRKYSILSYTLEFKNTALKEIGFKHRESGLIVQALKALGKERITSEVIEKIRT, from the coding sequence ATGACGGAGGGGCAAATCGAACAACTTTGTCTTGACTGGTTTCAAGAAGGAGGCTGGCTTCACGCCTTTGGGCCGGATATTGCCCCGGATGGTGACAGCCCGAATCGCAAATATTCCATCCTCAGTTACACGTTGGAGTTCAAGAACACCGCACTGAAAGAGATCGGCTTTAAGCACCGAGAGAGTGGGCTGATTGTTCAGGCGCTGAAGGCCCTGGGCAAGGAACGGATCACATCAGAGGTGATTGAAAAGATCCGCACATAG
- a CDS encoding RNA-binding domain-containing protein, whose amino-acid sequence MLEITTLDDITALKESFDIECKLATGKDRKGELPKDFWPTYSAFANTEGGDIFLGIKEHADGHFEPIGIADLAKVKDELWTGLNNRQKVSCNLLRERWVMERCIDGKSILQIHVPRAPRKQKPVYLRNNPITGTYKRLNSSDCLVDEESVRRMLAEQIEDTRDNEVLKGYGVDDLDLDSFNAYRQIYSNREPDHPWNQVDAQDFLYNIGAWRKDREAGHSGLTRAGLLMFGRLPAIKEAFPNYMLDYQERPEAKTEPRWIDRLTLDGSWSGNVFDFYRKVIRKLTADLKIPFLLDGDQRQDDTLVHKALREALVNTLVHADYTGRASILIVKRPDMFGFRNPGGMRIPREFAIRGGESDCRNRLLQDLFRYIGLGENAGSGLPKIYQGWSSQHWRQPVLREKDVPSEQTLEILRNSLGKQFDRLSQEARLILVTAQIEKTVDHSRMIGMMDIHPHDLTKLFASLTEKGFLLQDGSGRGTIYCLPETRYEDDWEELRSRGSGGRIGGLGDSSGGSGDLQSIAAPVATKKRAPKTEMERVILALCAQSPLTLEQLHRLLNRSTEVLRKDYLQPMVKTKKLRYRYPTKPNHPEQAYITAKEGQ is encoded by the coding sequence ATGCTTGAAATAACCACCCTTGATGACATTACGGCGTTGAAAGAAAGTTTTGATATTGAATGCAAACTTGCCACCGGAAAAGATCGTAAAGGGGAACTACCCAAAGATTTCTGGCCGACATACAGTGCCTTTGCCAATACCGAGGGCGGTGATATTTTTCTTGGCATTAAAGAGCATGCCGATGGACACTTTGAACCAATCGGCATTGCTGATCTCGCCAAAGTTAAGGATGAACTGTGGACAGGTTTAAACAACCGGCAAAAGGTCAGTTGTAATCTGTTGCGAGAACGCTGGGTAATGGAACGTTGTATCGATGGGAAAAGCATTCTCCAGATCCATGTCCCTCGCGCGCCGCGCAAGCAAAAGCCTGTTTATCTTCGGAATAATCCGATTACAGGCACCTACAAACGGTTGAACAGTTCTGATTGTCTGGTGGACGAAGAATCCGTCCGGCGCATGCTGGCGGAACAGATAGAGGATACGAGAGATAACGAGGTGTTGAAGGGTTACGGAGTCGATGATTTGGATCTGGACAGCTTCAACGCTTACCGCCAGATTTACTCCAATCGTGAGCCTGATCATCCCTGGAATCAGGTGGATGCCCAGGATTTTCTCTATAATATCGGAGCGTGGCGAAAAGATCGTGAAGCCGGGCATTCTGGTCTGACCCGTGCAGGATTGTTAATGTTTGGCCGCTTGCCCGCTATCAAGGAAGCCTTTCCCAACTACATGCTCGATTATCAAGAGCGCCCTGAAGCGAAAACAGAGCCACGCTGGATAGATCGTCTGACTTTGGACGGATCCTGGTCCGGAAATGTGTTTGATTTTTATCGCAAGGTGATTCGTAAGTTGACGGCCGATTTGAAAATTCCTTTTCTTTTGGATGGGGATCAACGCCAGGACGATACCTTGGTTCATAAAGCGCTACGTGAAGCGCTGGTGAATACCTTGGTTCATGCAGACTATACGGGAAGAGCGTCAATCCTGATTGTTAAACGCCCTGACATGTTCGGTTTTCGCAATCCGGGTGGAATGCGGATTCCACGGGAATTTGCCATCAGAGGCGGCGAAAGTGATTGTCGTAACCGCCTTTTGCAAGATCTATTTCGCTATATTGGTCTGGGGGAAAACGCCGGTTCCGGTTTGCCGAAAATCTATCAGGGATGGAGCAGTCAACATTGGCGACAGCCTGTCTTGCGCGAAAAGGATGTTCCCTCTGAACAGACGTTGGAGATATTGCGGAATAGTTTGGGCAAACAGTTTGATCGTCTCAGTCAGGAGGCCAGACTGATTTTGGTTACGGCCCAGATTGAGAAAACCGTTGATCACAGCCGTATGATCGGCATGATGGATATTCATCCCCATGATTTAACAAAACTCTTCGCCTCGCTGACCGAAAAAGGGTTTCTGCTGCAGGACGGCTCTGGTCGTGGAACGATCTACTGCCTGCCTGAAACCCGTTATGAAGACGACTGGGAGGAACTACGCTCTAGGGGTTCGGGGGGTCGCATCGGAGGTCTGGGGGATAGCTCTGGGGGTTCGGGGGATTTGCAATCGATAGCCGCGCCGGTTGCAACTAAGAAAAGAGCGCCAAAAACGGAAATGGAGCGGGTCATTTTAGCTCTATGCGCTCAATCTCCTCTGACCTTGGAGCAGTTGCATCGTTTGCTGAATCGTTCTACGGAGGTTTTACGTAAAGATTATCTGCAACCGATGGTGAAAACGAAAAAATTGCGTTATCGCTATCCGACGAAACCGAACCATCCCGAGCAAGCCTATATCACTGCAAAGGAGGGGCAATGA
- a CDS encoding DUF5655 domain-containing protein, with the protein MSDIKLFKINGTIAELEGKSVALERSLQTLLEKNLETFLGVRFLASEYSTGHTHRGRIDTLGIDENGCPVIIEYKRTLNENVINQGLFYLDWLLDHKAEFELLALDRFGKETRDNIEWSTPRLLCIAGDFTRYDIHAVQQINRNIELLRYKKFADELLLLELVNAVTAGDSGEQKVAEPGAASSKNRYKTVSDYLNQASSEQRSRYEALETFLLALGDDVQKKVLKFYIAFKRIKNFACVEVHPQSGNILVFLKVDPQSIGLEAGFSRDVSNIGHFGTGNLELTIRNDADLERAKYLIQQSYEMS; encoded by the coding sequence ATGAGTGACATCAAGCTCTTCAAAATCAACGGAACCATTGCCGAACTGGAAGGTAAATCCGTCGCCCTTGAACGTTCGCTGCAAACCCTCTTGGAAAAGAATTTAGAAACCTTCCTCGGCGTTCGCTTTCTTGCTTCGGAATACTCCACCGGCCATACCCACCGTGGCCGGATCGATACCTTGGGCATTGATGAAAATGGTTGCCCGGTGATTATCGAGTACAAACGTACTCTGAATGAAAACGTCATCAATCAAGGGCTCTTTTATCTCGACTGGCTGCTCGATCACAAGGCGGAATTCGAGCTGCTGGCGCTGGACAGATTCGGCAAGGAAACCAGAGATAACATCGAATGGAGCACACCGCGCCTGCTTTGCATTGCTGGAGATTTTACCCGCTACGACATTCACGCCGTGCAGCAGATCAACCGCAATATTGAGCTGCTGCGCTACAAAAAATTTGCCGATGAACTGTTGCTGCTGGAGCTGGTCAATGCCGTGACCGCCGGGGATAGTGGGGAGCAAAAAGTAGCGGAACCTGGGGCCGCAAGCAGTAAGAATCGTTACAAAACGGTTTCCGATTATCTTAACCAGGCATCCAGTGAACAACGCAGCCGTTACGAGGCGCTGGAAACGTTTTTGCTCGCTCTGGGCGATGATGTGCAGAAGAAAGTTTTGAAATTCTATATTGCCTTTAAGCGGATCAAAAACTTTGCCTGTGTTGAGGTTCACCCGCAAAGCGGCAATATTCTGGTCTTTTTAAAGGTTGATCCGCAGTCCATCGGGCTGGAAGCGGGATTTTCACGTGATGTGTCCAATATCGGTCATTTCGGCACCGGCAATCTTGAACTGACCATTCGTAATGACGCCGATCTTGAACGCGCTAAGTATTTGATCCAACAAAGCTATGAGATGAGTTGA
- a CDS encoding class I SAM-dependent DNA methyltransferase produces MSEQEFLQNLEKKLWNAADKLRSTLDAAQYKHAVLGLLFIKYVSDAFDIRRQELIAQFQDESHDYYLDPADFASAAEYQEEIAVELEVRDYYTEKNVFWVPALGRWENLQNNAKLPPGTKIEIKNGKTTTYEMRGIGRLIDDALDAIEKDNPKLKGVLNKSYGRLQIDPAKLGELIDLIATIPFKHALLQAKDILGHVYEYFLGQFALAEGKKGGQFYTPKSIVSLIVEMLQPFFGRVYDPAMGSGGFFVQSEEFIKEHGGKLGNVSIYGQEYNHTTWQLAAMNMVIRGLDFNFGKEPANTFTNDQHPDLRADFVMANPPFNMKEWDTGVKDDDPRWQYGKPPSGNANFAWLQHMLYHLAPNGSMGLLLANGSMSSNTNTEGDIRRALVENDLVECMVALPGQLFTNTQIPACIWFLTRNKKARGTLADRSGKVLFIDARNLGYMKDRVLRDFKPEDIAKVADTFHAWQQGKGYSDEAGFCSSATLEEIRKHDFVLTPGRYVGAAAEVEDGEPFAEKMARLTAQLQEQFAKSAELEGEIKRNLAGLGYDV; encoded by the coding sequence ATGTCCGAACAGGAATTTCTGCAAAACCTTGAAAAAAAATTGTGGAACGCGGCCGATAAGTTGCGTTCCACCCTTGATGCTGCTCAGTACAAGCATGCCGTTCTCGGCCTGCTGTTCATCAAATATGTTTCCGATGCCTTTGATATTCGTCGCCAGGAGCTGATCGCGCAGTTTCAGGACGAAAGTCATGATTACTATCTCGACCCTGCGGATTTTGCCTCCGCTGCCGAATATCAGGAAGAGATCGCCGTCGAGCTGGAAGTGCGCGATTATTACACGGAAAAGAACGTGTTTTGGGTCCCGGCTCTGGGCCGCTGGGAGAACCTGCAAAATAACGCCAAACTGCCGCCCGGCACAAAGATTGAAATCAAAAACGGTAAAACAACCACCTATGAGATGCGCGGCATCGGTCGGTTGATTGATGATGCACTGGACGCCATTGAGAAAGACAATCCCAAGCTCAAAGGGGTGCTCAATAAGTCCTACGGCCGGTTGCAGATCGACCCGGCCAAGCTCGGAGAGCTGATCGACCTGATTGCCACCATTCCCTTCAAGCACGCCTTGCTCCAGGCCAAGGATATCCTCGGTCATGTCTACGAATATTTCCTTGGTCAGTTTGCCCTCGCAGAAGGGAAGAAGGGGGGCCAGTTCTATACCCCCAAGTCGATTGTCAGCCTGATCGTCGAGATGCTGCAACCCTTCTTCGGACGGGTCTACGACCCGGCCATGGGCTCGGGCGGCTTTTTTGTGCAGAGCGAGGAGTTTATCAAGGAGCACGGCGGCAAGCTCGGCAATGTTTCCATCTACGGCCAGGAGTACAACCACACCACCTGGCAGCTGGCGGCAATGAACATGGTGATCCGTGGTCTCGACTTCAACTTCGGCAAGGAACCGGCCAACACCTTTACCAACGACCAGCACCCCGACCTGCGCGCCGACTTTGTCATGGCCAACCCCCCCTTCAACATGAAGGAGTGGGATACCGGCGTCAAAGACGACGACCCGCGCTGGCAGTATGGCAAGCCGCCTTCCGGCAACGCCAACTTTGCCTGGCTACAGCACATGCTCTACCACCTTGCCCCAAACGGCTCCATGGGCCTGCTGCTGGCCAACGGTTCCATGAGTTCCAACACCAACACCGAGGGGGATATCCGCCGGGCGCTGGTGGAGAACGATCTGGTCGAGTGCATGGTCGCCCTGCCGGGGCAGCTGTTCACCAACACCCAGATTCCCGCCTGCATCTGGTTTTTGACCCGCAACAAGAAGGCGCGGGGCACTCTGGCCGACCGCTCCGGCAAGGTGCTCTTTATCGACGCCCGCAACCTCGGCTACATGAAGGATCGCGTGCTACGTGATTTCAAGCCGGAGGATATTGCCAAGGTCGCCGATACCTTCCATGCCTGGCAGCAGGGGAAGGGCTACTCCGACGAGGCTGGATTCTGCAGCTCGGCGACGCTAGAGGAGATCAGGAAGCACGATTTCGTGTTGACGCCGGGGCGGTATGTCGGCGCGGCGGCTGAGGTGGAGGATGGCGAACCCTTTGCCGAGAAGATGGCGCGGTTGACGGCGCAGTTGCAGGAGCAGTTTGCCAAGAGTGCGGAGTTGGAAGGGGAGATTAAGCGGAATTTGGCGGGGCTTGGGTATGACGTCTGA
- a CDS encoding SLATT domain-containing protein: MDDMEEKTPATVLYDELDKTMWITKHSRYNASDRLRRKHSISIYTISILSIYALVLTLLEKYGFQVSNCNIYEFSSVLLALFILVLSLTEASKNYMVSSERLFVCGNNIRDLLDELKKFNNGSETDVAGIEALSSRYSHVLKACGENHETIDYDLLRAQRPKDFNDLNWFAGLYFKMKYMFNIYGLYFVLIVIPPVLFWKFK; this comes from the coding sequence ATGGATGATATGGAAGAGAAGACGCCCGCGACGGTCCTCTATGACGAATTAGACAAGACTATGTGGATTACAAAACATAGTAGATACAATGCATCAGACAGATTACGAAGAAAACATAGCATTTCGATATATACAATTTCTATTTTGTCAATTTACGCGCTTGTCTTGACTCTTTTGGAAAAATATGGATTCCAAGTAAGTAATTGCAATATATATGAATTTTCATCAGTTTTGTTGGCTTTATTTATACTTGTTCTGTCTTTGACTGAAGCAAGTAAAAATTACATGGTTTCATCGGAGCGTCTATTTGTGTGTGGTAATAATATTAGAGACCTCCTTGACGAGTTGAAAAAATTCAATAATGGGTCAGAGACAGACGTCGCAGGTATTGAAGCTCTTTCCTCCAGATATAGTCATGTTCTTAAGGCTTGTGGCGAAAACCATGAAACTATTGACTACGATTTGCTAAGAGCGCAAAGGCCAAAAGATTTCAATGACTTAAATTGGTTTGCTGGTCTTTATTTCAAGATGAAATATATGTTCAATATTTACGGTTTATATTTCGTTTTAATTGTTATCCCGCCAGTTCTTTTTTGGAAATTCAAATAG
- a CDS encoding DUF3800 domain-containing protein: MSEIWAFERSTIDQNYPVFVLAFCIFRKVDYADGLVPTFKHFKFKHFGHDQVILHETDIRKDRGDFSILKTREKKEAFLNELTDIVAATQFTFIASVIRKEPLREKYTNPENPYHLALGFGLERIFYYLRGVGATEQKTHIVVEKRGSQEDSELELEFRRVCDGQNRHRCALPFEVVFADKKSNSAGLQMADLIARPIGMRILRPEQPNRAYDIIENKFYRNGRGRFDGWGLKCFP, translated from the coding sequence CTGTCTGAAATATGGGCTTTTGAACGATCGACTATTGACCAAAACTACCCTGTGTTTGTGCTGGCTTTTTGCATTTTTCGTAAAGTCGATTATGCCGACGGGTTGGTACCTACATTCAAGCATTTTAAATTTAAGCATTTCGGCCACGATCAAGTTATCTTACACGAAACTGACATCCGCAAAGATAGAGGTGATTTTTCTATCCTGAAAACTCGTGAGAAAAAAGAGGCGTTTTTAAACGAGCTGACCGATATTGTTGCGGCAACTCAATTCACATTCATCGCATCTGTTATTCGAAAGGAACCTTTGCGTGAAAAATATACGAATCCAGAAAATCCGTATCATCTCGCTTTAGGATTTGGACTTGAAAGGATTTTCTATTATTTGCGTGGAGTCGGTGCTACGGAACAGAAAACCCACATTGTTGTGGAAAAACGCGGATCGCAAGAAGACTCAGAGTTGGAATTAGAATTTCGTCGAGTTTGTGATGGGCAAAATAGACATCGATGTGCTCTGCCTTTCGAGGTGGTTTTTGCTGACAAGAAAAGTAATTCAGCAGGACTACAAATGGCAGATTTGATTGCACGACCTATCGGGATGAGGATATTGCGTCCAGAGCAACCGAACCGTGCCTACGACATCATTGAGAACAAATTTTATAGGAACGGTAGAGGGCGGTTTGATGGTTGGGGGCTAAAATGCTTCCCCTGA
- a CDS encoding nucleotidyltransferase family protein — MKKQRALELLAQSKRELQDRYGVSRLALFGSTARDEAGSNSDVDVLVAFDGPATSKRYFGVQFYLEDLLGRPVDLVTEKALRAELRSSIEQERVDV; from the coding sequence ATGAAAAAACAGCGCGCCCTTGAACTTTTAGCACAAAGTAAGCGGGAATTGCAGGATCGCTACGGCGTCTCCCGTCTGGCGCTCTTTGGTTCAACCGCGCGCGATGAAGCTGGTAGCAACAGCGATGTCGATGTGTTGGTTGCCTTTGATGGTCCCGCCACTTCAAAGCGCTATTTTGGCGTCCAATTTTATCTCGAAGATCTCTTAGGCCGACCCGTTGATCTGGTGACGGAAAAAGCTCTTCGGGCTGAACTGCGTTCCTCTATTGAGCAGGAGCGTGTCGATGTCTGA
- a CDS encoding DUF86 domain-containing protein, whose translation MSDSRRQWKFYLDDMIAFAEKVLCYTEGLDQIAFVESGLNYDATLRNLELIGEAATHIPDDIRSNHPEIPWRMIIATRNRLIHGYLGIDNDTLWSIIRDDVPELLLMLNTLKKRVGV comes from the coding sequence ATGTCTGACAGTCGCCGCCAATGGAAGTTCTATCTTGACGATATGATTGCATTTGCTGAAAAGGTTCTTTGCTACACGGAGGGGCTTGATCAGATTGCTTTTGTGGAAAGTGGCCTGAACTACGACGCCACGTTGCGCAATCTTGAGTTGATTGGTGAAGCCGCTACTCACATCCCCGACGATATACGTTCCAATCATCCTGAAATTCCTTGGCGGATGATCATTGCGACTCGCAACCGCCTTATTCACGGCTATCTTGGTATCGATAACGATACGCTTTGGAGCATTATTCGTGATGATGTGCCTGAACTTTTGTTGATGTTGAACACGTTGAAAAAAAGAGTTGGGGTGTAG
- a CDS encoding IS5 family transposase, with the protein MRPKKQENPPQDELFQVRLETICNPANALVRLADQMDWDHLDEQFSSLFSSEGRPAIPTRMMVGLTLLQSLYSLSEDDVVNRWAENPYWQYLCGETFFQHRPPIARSGLSKWRKRIKSKGMEALLQQTLAVGLSVGVVKASSLKRVSVDTTVQPKAITHPTDSKLLNRSREHLVKLAKAQGISLRQSYQRKGPQATLKAGRYAHAKQFKRMRKSIKTLKTYLGRVVRDIERKTDIVATELKDALTQAKRLLSQNPRDSHKLYSLHEPHVACISKGKAHKKYEFGNKVSVCVTNKEGFIVGTQGLEGNPYDGHTLKGALDQVTELTGIRPKRCYVDRGYRGHGVTDTDVFISGQRRNIAPAIKKELKRRSAIEAVIGHQKTEGRLGRNLLRGLLGDKVNALMAAIGYNLRLILKALSCWLQILKELFGSLAGCHYQSLSLAV; encoded by the coding sequence ATGCGACCAAAGAAACAAGAAAATCCACCGCAAGATGAACTTTTCCAAGTCAGGCTGGAGACAATTTGTAATCCAGCCAACGCCCTGGTCCGGTTAGCGGACCAAATGGACTGGGATCATCTTGATGAACAGTTTTCTTCGCTGTTTTCCAGTGAAGGCCGTCCTGCAATTCCAACCAGAATGATGGTCGGTTTGACGCTTCTGCAAAGCCTTTACAGCTTGAGTGAAGATGATGTGGTCAACCGCTGGGCTGAAAATCCCTATTGGCAATACCTGTGCGGTGAAACCTTCTTCCAGCATCGTCCACCCATTGCCCGCAGCGGCCTGAGCAAATGGCGTAAGCGCATCAAGAGCAAGGGAATGGAAGCTCTGCTTCAACAAACACTCGCTGTTGGTCTCTCGGTTGGTGTCGTTAAAGCCAGTAGTTTAAAACGGGTCAGTGTCGATACCACGGTTCAGCCAAAAGCCATCACGCATCCAACAGACTCAAAACTTCTCAATCGCAGCCGCGAGCATCTGGTGAAGCTGGCCAAGGCACAGGGCATATCCCTGCGACAAAGCTACCAGCGTAAAGGGCCTCAAGCGACCCTCAAGGCAGGGCGTTACGCTCATGCCAAGCAGTTCAAGCGGATGCGAAAGTCGATCAAGACACTCAAGACCTATCTTGGACGCGTTGTCCGCGACATAGAGCGCAAAACAGATATCGTTGCTACAGAACTCAAAGATGCTCTTACCCAGGCCAAACGATTACTGAGTCAAAATCCCCGTGACAGTCACAAGCTCTACAGCCTGCATGAACCCCATGTTGCCTGTATCAGCAAAGGCAAGGCTCATAAGAAATACGAATTCGGCAACAAGGTCAGTGTCTGCGTCACCAACAAAGAAGGGTTCATTGTCGGTACTCAGGGCCTTGAAGGGAATCCCTACGATGGTCACACCCTCAAAGGCGCTCTTGATCAGGTTACGGAGCTTACCGGAATCAGGCCAAAGCGCTGCTATGTTGATCGGGGCTACCGTGGACATGGCGTGACTGACACCGATGTTTTTATTTCCGGTCAGCGTCGCAACATCGCACCAGCAATCAAAAAAGAACTCAAACGCCGCAGTGCCATAGAAGCTGTTATTGGTCACCAGAAAACTGAAGGGCGTCTTGGGCGGAATCTGCTTCGAGGTTTGTTGGGCGACAAAGTCAATGCGTTAATGGCCGCCATTGGCTACAACCTCAGGTTGATCTTGAAGGCCCTGAGTTGTTGGCTGCAAATTTTAAAAGAGCTGTTTGGCTCTCTGGCAGGTTGTCACTACCAGAGTCTAAGTCTCGCTGTCTGA